The following proteins are co-located in the Clavibacter capsici genome:
- the serC gene encoding phosphoserine transaminase: MPTTKIPTELLPLDGRFGCGPSKVRQAQLDHLALAGAQILGTSHRQAPVKEMVGRVRAGLSRLFRLPDGYEVVLGNGGSTAFWDAAAFSLIERRSQNLVFGEFGGKFAKAAAAPFLEAPDVIRAEPGSRATASPVEGVDVYAWPHNETSTGVMAPVTRVHGDAGALTVVDATSAAGGIDFEATEADVYYFAPQKNLASDGGVWLALFSPAALERVDRIAASGRWIPEFLSLKNAVDNSRLDQTLNTPALATLLMLEDQLDWIERAGGLAWADARTRESSSVLYEWAERVGYARPFVTDPAHRSQVVVTMDFDESIDAAAIARTLRANGVVDTEPYRKLGRNQLRVATFTAIEPDDVRALVRCIEFVVEQGAG, encoded by the coding sequence ATGCCGACCACGAAGATCCCCACCGAACTGCTGCCCCTCGACGGACGATTCGGCTGCGGGCCGTCCAAGGTGCGTCAGGCGCAGCTCGACCACCTCGCGCTCGCGGGCGCGCAGATCCTCGGCACGTCCCACCGCCAGGCGCCCGTCAAGGAGATGGTGGGCCGCGTGCGCGCCGGGCTGTCCCGGCTCTTCCGCCTCCCCGACGGCTACGAGGTCGTGCTGGGCAACGGCGGGTCCACCGCGTTCTGGGACGCCGCGGCCTTCTCCCTCATCGAGCGCCGCAGCCAGAACCTCGTCTTCGGCGAGTTCGGCGGCAAGTTCGCGAAGGCCGCCGCGGCGCCCTTCCTCGAGGCGCCGGACGTGATCCGCGCCGAGCCCGGCAGCCGCGCCACCGCGAGCCCCGTCGAGGGCGTCGACGTCTACGCGTGGCCGCACAACGAGACCTCCACGGGGGTCATGGCGCCCGTCACCCGCGTGCACGGTGACGCGGGCGCGCTGACGGTCGTCGACGCCACGAGCGCGGCCGGCGGCATCGACTTCGAGGCGACCGAGGCCGACGTCTACTACTTCGCGCCGCAGAAGAACCTCGCGAGCGACGGCGGCGTCTGGCTCGCCCTCTTCTCCCCCGCCGCCCTCGAGCGGGTCGATCGCATCGCGGCGTCCGGCCGGTGGATCCCCGAGTTCCTCAGCCTCAAGAACGCCGTGGACAACTCGCGGCTGGACCAGACGCTGAACACCCCGGCGCTCGCGACGCTCCTCATGCTCGAGGACCAGCTCGACTGGATCGAGCGCGCCGGCGGCCTCGCCTGGGCGGACGCCCGCACGCGCGAGTCGTCCTCCGTCCTCTACGAGTGGGCGGAGCGGGTGGGGTACGCGCGGCCCTTCGTGACGGATCCGGCGCACCGCTCGCAGGTGGTGGTGACGATGGACTTCGACGAGTCGATCGACGCGGCCGCCATCGCCAGGACCCTCCGCGCGAACGGCGTCGTCGACACGGAGCCCTATCGGAAGCTCGGGCGCAACCAGCTGCGCGTCGCCACCTTCACGGCCATCGAGCCGGACGACGTGCGGGCGCTCGTGCGCTGCATCGAGTTCGTGGTGGAGCAGGGCGCGGGCTGA
- a CDS encoding DUF3027 domain-containing protein: MPDHDDDVTTTDGSGAEPTTVDDATAPDATADVEPAVPDIELLAAVDLARAALLEITPADTVGEPAGSIVEGDRLLSLLFANTMAGYPGWFWTVTLARVDDAAPTVLEAELMPGEGALLSPEWLPWSDRLAGIEADQEAERIAAESDHDDDDDDEDDPAEDADDVLDGVDFEAAPSEDDDDDDDDDDDDTSFDGADR, encoded by the coding sequence ATGCCTGATCACGATGACGACGTGACGACGACGGACGGGAGCGGCGCGGAGCCGACGACCGTGGACGACGCGACCGCTCCGGACGCGACCGCCGATGTCGAGCCCGCCGTCCCCGATATCGAGCTGCTCGCGGCCGTGGACCTGGCGCGCGCGGCGCTGCTCGAGATCACGCCGGCCGACACGGTCGGCGAGCCCGCCGGGTCGATCGTGGAGGGCGACCGCCTGCTGTCGCTCCTGTTCGCGAACACCATGGCGGGCTACCCCGGCTGGTTCTGGACGGTGACGCTGGCCCGTGTCGACGACGCCGCCCCGACCGTGCTCGAGGCCGAGCTCATGCCGGGCGAGGGCGCCCTGCTCTCGCCGGAGTGGCTGCCCTGGTCCGATCGGCTGGCCGGCATCGAGGCCGATCAGGAGGCGGAGCGGATCGCGGCGGAGTCCGACCACGACGACGACGATGACGACGAGGACGACCCCGCGGAGGACGCGGACGACGTCCTCGACGGCGTCGACTTCGAGGCCGCGCCGTCCGAGGACGACGACGACGATGACGACGACGACGACGACGACACGAGCTTCGACGGCGCCGATCGCTGA
- a CDS encoding C40 family peptidase: MDRLPTRRELRAAESAAAFRPRRDSATRTLQAPAPRLTPAPVGRSRRTKAANAVVMTFVTGLVGVMAIPAYAAGSQLEHTTSAEGVSLQDYSAANAQVVTADNASSAPVEEEGFTATSVAELSAQKAAAARAALAEQRRTQLASSATSYTGESADQLAQNPIYQGTSASGVSAVARQYLGVPYVFGGETPAGFDCSGLVKYVFAQFGLNLPHSVRAQHNAGTVVSREDARPGDIVVWNDFSHDGIYTGNGIFIDAPKPGDHVKERPIWSTNVHFVRLLG, translated from the coding sequence ATGGATCGCCTGCCCACTCGTCGCGAGCTCCGCGCCGCCGAGAGCGCCGCGGCCTTCCGCCCCCGTCGCGACTCCGCGACCCGCACGCTCCAGGCCCCCGCTCCTCGCCTGACCCCGGCCCCCGTCGGCCGCTCGCGCCGCACGAAGGCCGCCAACGCGGTCGTCATGACCTTCGTCACCGGCCTCGTGGGCGTCATGGCCATCCCCGCCTACGCGGCGGGCTCGCAGCTCGAGCACACCACGAGCGCCGAGGGCGTCTCGCTCCAGGACTACTCGGCCGCGAACGCGCAGGTCGTCACGGCCGACAACGCGTCGTCCGCCCCGGTCGAGGAGGAGGGCTTCACGGCCACCTCCGTCGCCGAGCTCAGCGCGCAGAAGGCCGCCGCCGCGCGGGCCGCGCTCGCCGAGCAGCGCCGCACGCAGCTCGCGTCCTCGGCCACGAGCTACACGGGCGAATCCGCCGACCAGCTCGCGCAGAACCCGATCTACCAGGGCACCTCCGCCAGCGGCGTCTCCGCCGTCGCGCGGCAGTACCTCGGCGTCCCCTACGTCTTCGGCGGCGAGACCCCCGCCGGCTTCGACTGCTCGGGCCTCGTCAAGTACGTCTTCGCCCAGTTCGGCCTCAACCTGCCGCACTCGGTGCGCGCGCAGCACAACGCCGGCACCGTCGTCTCCCGCGAGGACGCGCGCCCCGGCGACATCGTGGTGTGGAACGACTTCAGCCACGACGGCATCTACACCGGCAACGGCATCTTCATCGACGCGCCGAAGCCCGGCGACCACGTCAAGGAGCGCCCGATCTGGAGCACCAACGTGCACTTCGTCCGCCTCCTCGGCTGA
- a CDS encoding helicase-associated domain-containing protein — MPRVDPDEVDGRAGESAFRSVVAVAALLDELAREPARELSRGGMSLPDARRLAAALGADLDDVPVVLAIAARAGLVAQAGRTWSVAAGAAAWSARPTAERWEALAASWLDALAPATRGILAERADASWGAGLLEGVLWRFPGGSTWIGERVTLFTRDAGLLGITTGDVPSSAGRALLTVGADAAAAALAPHLPAEVDRVYLQHDLSVVSPGPLDPAVESRLLAVADPEGRGLAASYRISAASVSRALAAGHTVDGIRSFLAGISLTGVPQPLDYLLTETGTRFGRLRIRPAVPAGSTPDARTAVVSEDAPLLATLLVDRDLAPLRLVRAGDGVLVSPASPDAVERALAAARLGPVREDAEGRRVAPAPRTHSAPDPARDPEPDAAEALVARVRAADGPDDGAAWTARQLEVAIRAKAALRVRVRMPDGREVDHVLEPASVSGGRLRARDRVADVERTLPLSSIVSLSPGPTAG, encoded by the coding sequence GTGCCCCGCGTCGACCCGGACGAGGTCGACGGGCGCGCGGGCGAGAGCGCCTTCCGCTCCGTGGTCGCCGTCGCCGCCCTCCTCGACGAGCTCGCACGGGAGCCCGCCCGCGAGCTGAGCCGCGGCGGCATGTCCCTCCCCGACGCACGCCGACTCGCGGCCGCGCTCGGCGCCGACCTCGACGACGTGCCGGTCGTCCTCGCCATCGCCGCCCGCGCCGGCCTCGTCGCGCAGGCCGGCCGCACGTGGTCCGTCGCGGCCGGGGCCGCCGCCTGGTCCGCACGTCCGACAGCCGAACGCTGGGAGGCGCTGGCCGCCTCGTGGCTGGACGCGCTCGCGCCCGCCACCCGCGGGATCCTCGCCGAGCGCGCCGACGCCTCCTGGGGCGCCGGCCTCCTCGAGGGCGTCCTCTGGCGCTTCCCCGGCGGATCCACGTGGATCGGCGAGCGCGTGACCCTCTTCACACGGGACGCGGGCCTCCTCGGCATCACCACGGGCGACGTCCCGAGCTCCGCCGGCCGCGCGCTCCTCACCGTCGGCGCCGACGCGGCGGCCGCCGCCCTCGCGCCGCACCTCCCGGCCGAGGTCGACCGGGTCTACCTCCAGCACGACCTGTCGGTCGTCTCGCCCGGCCCGCTGGATCCCGCCGTCGAGTCGCGCCTCCTCGCCGTCGCGGACCCCGAGGGCCGGGGCCTCGCCGCGAGCTACCGCATCTCGGCCGCATCCGTCTCGCGCGCCCTCGCGGCGGGCCACACGGTCGACGGCATCCGCTCCTTCCTCGCCGGCATCTCGCTGACGGGCGTCCCACAGCCGCTCGACTACCTGCTCACGGAGACCGGGACGCGCTTCGGGCGACTCCGCATCCGCCCGGCCGTACCCGCCGGGTCCACGCCGGACGCGCGGACCGCCGTCGTCTCCGAGGACGCGCCGCTCCTCGCCACCCTGCTGGTCGACCGCGACCTGGCTCCCCTGCGGCTCGTGCGCGCCGGCGACGGCGTGCTGGTGTCGCCCGCATCGCCCGACGCCGTCGAACGCGCCCTCGCGGCCGCGCGCCTCGGACCGGTCCGCGAGGACGCCGAGGGACGCCGCGTCGCCCCCGCTCCCCGGACGCACTCGGCGCCCGACCCCGCCCGGGATCCCGAGCCGGACGCCGCGGAGGCGCTCGTCGCCCGCGTCCGTGCCGCCGACGGGCCCGACGACGGCGCCGCATGGACGGCTCGCCAGCTCGAGGTCGCGATCCGCGCCAAGGCCGCTCTCCGCGTCCGCGTCCGCATGCCCGACGGCCGCGAGGTGGACCACGTCCTCGAGCCCGCCAGCGTGTCCGGCGGCCGCCTGCGCGCCCGCGATCGCGTGGCCGACGTCGAGCGCACCCTCCCCCTGTCGAGCATCGTCTCCCTCTCCCCCGGGCCGACGGCCGGGTGA
- a CDS encoding histone-like nucleoid-structuring protein Lsr2 → MARKVVTTLVDDIDGVVIEEGKGETVPFALDGVNYEIDLSDANAAKLREALDTYVDRARRVGRASTGRSSGTRRSSSSAPKEDLGAAREWLREHGHKVSERGRISADLLEEYRANK, encoded by the coding sequence GTGGCTCGCAAGGTTGTCACCACGCTCGTCGACGACATCGACGGCGTCGTCATCGAAGAGGGAAAGGGCGAGACCGTCCCGTTCGCGCTCGACGGCGTGAATTACGAGATCGATCTGAGCGACGCCAACGCCGCGAAGCTGCGCGAGGCGCTGGACACCTACGTCGACCGCGCCCGCCGCGTCGGCCGCGCGTCCACCGGCCGTTCGTCCGGCACGCGCCGCTCCTCGTCGAGCGCCCCCAAGGAGGACCTCGGCGCCGCCCGCGAGTGGCTCCGCGAGCACGGCCACAAGGTCTCCGAGCGTGGCCGCATCTCGGCCGACCTGCTCGAGGAGTACCGCGCCAACAAGTAG
- a CDS encoding cold-shock protein, with protein MPTGKVKFYDEDKGFGFISSDDGQEVFLHASALPSGVAGVKAGTRLEFGIADGKRGAQALSARILDAPPSLVRMSRKPADDMAVIVEDLVKVLDGIGANLKRGRYPDDAHSRKIAALLRRVAEELDA; from the coding sequence ATGCCCACCGGCAAGGTGAAGTTCTACGACGAGGACAAGGGGTTCGGGTTCATCAGCTCGGACGACGGCCAGGAGGTCTTCCTGCACGCGTCGGCCCTGCCCTCGGGCGTCGCCGGCGTGAAGGCCGGCACCCGGCTCGAGTTCGGCATCGCCGACGGGAAGCGCGGCGCACAGGCGCTCTCGGCGCGGATCCTCGACGCCCCGCCTTCCCTCGTCCGCATGTCCCGCAAGCCCGCCGACGACATGGCCGTCATCGTCGAGGACCTCGTGAAGGTGCTCGACGGGATCGGCGCCAACCTCAAGCGCGGCCGGTACCCGGACGACGCCCACAGCCGGAAGATCGCGGCGCTGCTGCGCCGGGTCGCGGAGGAGCTCGATGCCTGA
- a CDS encoding L-threonylcarbamoyladenylate synthase, giving the protein MTDTTRTIPWDGTLDPRAAAAIEAPGGLVVAATKVGYILMTTDGAGLERKFDAKQRNRDKPGVVLCTSIEQLTQLAVLNDEILAFYQEHWDADVLLGCILPWREDAKHLLPDETAAQLALDRRGTSCFVIRFGRPAEQLAEHLWANGRLAFASSANPSGQGNRGRVEGIGERIEQQADVIVAADDYVASIQPGLDETSRHEQGVMVSMVDASGGLVPEQRGERSVTPSPTLIRRGLAVDSIMSALARSFPSWDYRHGQYY; this is encoded by the coding sequence ATGACCGACACCACCCGCACGATCCCCTGGGACGGAACGCTCGACCCGCGCGCCGCCGCCGCGATCGAGGCGCCCGGCGGCCTCGTCGTCGCCGCCACCAAGGTCGGCTACATCCTCATGACCACGGACGGCGCCGGCCTCGAGCGCAAGTTCGACGCGAAGCAGCGCAACCGCGACAAGCCGGGCGTGGTGCTCTGCACGAGCATCGAGCAGCTGACGCAGCTCGCGGTGCTGAACGACGAGATCCTCGCCTTCTACCAGGAGCACTGGGACGCCGACGTGCTGCTCGGCTGCATCCTCCCGTGGCGCGAGGACGCGAAGCACCTCCTCCCCGACGAGACCGCGGCGCAGCTCGCCCTGGACCGCCGAGGCACGAGCTGCTTCGTGATCCGCTTCGGCCGCCCCGCCGAGCAGCTCGCCGAGCACCTGTGGGCGAACGGGCGCCTCGCGTTCGCGAGCTCCGCGAACCCCTCCGGCCAGGGCAACCGCGGCCGCGTCGAGGGCATCGGCGAGCGCATCGAGCAGCAGGCCGACGTCATCGTGGCGGCCGACGACTACGTCGCCTCCATCCAGCCGGGCCTCGACGAGACGAGCCGGCACGAGCAGGGCGTCATGGTCTCCATGGTCGACGCGTCCGGCGGGCTCGTCCCCGAGCAGCGCGGCGAGCGATCGGTCACCCCGAGCCCCACGCTCATCCGCCGCGGCCTCGCGGTCGACTCCATCATGTCGGCGCTCGCGCGGTCCTTCCCGTCGTGGGACTACCGCCACGGCCAGTACTACTGA
- a CDS encoding AfsR/SARP family transcriptional regulator, which produces MIQVDVLGGFRIAGLGTDPASASPGRDPGGAALSDGTRRLIAALAIRTRPADRGTLASQLWPDALDGRAQSSLRSAIARLGDGGREIVDSASSGLMLHEAVAVDLRTARATAARLLDQRRSEPDDADIAPDAVELFSQNLLPDWFDAWLEPAAEEWRHLRVNALEAQSEALLLRGRLHEAASAARRAIDVDPLRETAQRRLIAVHVAAGNQSDALRAYAMYRTRLDREVGLEPTALLTDLVSGLRPRPGSPTGRARS; this is translated from the coding sequence GTGATCCAGGTCGACGTGCTCGGCGGCTTCCGCATCGCCGGCCTCGGGACCGATCCGGCATCCGCCTCGCCCGGCCGCGATCCCGGCGGTGCCGCCCTCTCGGACGGCACCCGGCGCCTCATCGCCGCGCTCGCCATCCGCACCCGCCCCGCCGATCGCGGCACGCTCGCGTCCCAGCTCTGGCCCGACGCGCTCGACGGCCGGGCGCAGTCCAGCCTCCGATCGGCCATCGCCCGCCTCGGCGACGGCGGCCGAGAGATCGTCGACAGCGCCTCCAGCGGGCTCATGCTGCACGAGGCCGTCGCGGTGGACCTGCGGACGGCCCGCGCCACCGCGGCCCGTCTGCTCGACCAGAGGAGGTCGGAGCCGGACGACGCGGACATCGCGCCGGACGCCGTCGAGCTCTTCAGCCAGAACCTCCTGCCCGACTGGTTCGACGCCTGGCTGGAGCCCGCGGCCGAGGAGTGGCGCCACCTGCGGGTCAACGCGCTCGAGGCCCAGTCCGAGGCGCTCCTCCTCCGCGGGCGCCTGCACGAGGCGGCGTCGGCCGCCCGCCGCGCGATCGACGTGGATCCCCTCCGCGAGACCGCCCAGCGTCGCCTCATCGCCGTGCACGTGGCCGCCGGGAACCAGTCGGACGCCCTGCGCGCCTACGCCATGTACCGCACGCGCCTCGACCGCGAGGTGGGCCTGGAGCCGACCGCGCTGCTCACCGACCTCGTGTCCGGCCTCCGGCCCCGCCCCGGCTCCCCCACCGGGCGCGCCAGGAGCTGA
- a CDS encoding metal-dependent transcriptional regulator: MTDLVDTTEMYLRTILDLEEEAIVPLRARISERLGHSGPTVSQTVARMERDGLVIVSGDRHLELTPEGRSKAVHVMRKHRLAERLLSDVIGLEWEFVHDEACRWEHVMSEQVERKILDLLGHPTESPYGNPIPGLDELGDSPAVAFMAGVVSIVEASLGTTEDAPARGVIRRLGEPVQFDPELLSQLKQAGVLPGATGSFSREGAYVLVRVDGAGPGLELPLEVAGHIFIER; the protein is encoded by the coding sequence ATGACTGATCTCGTGGACACGACGGAGATGTACCTCCGCACCATCCTCGACCTCGAGGAGGAGGCCATCGTGCCGCTGCGCGCGCGCATCTCCGAGCGCCTCGGGCACTCCGGGCCCACGGTCTCGCAGACCGTCGCCCGCATGGAGCGCGACGGCCTCGTCATCGTCAGCGGCGACCGGCACCTCGAGCTCACCCCGGAGGGCCGCAGCAAGGCCGTGCACGTGATGCGCAAGCACCGCCTGGCCGAGCGCCTGCTCAGCGACGTGATCGGCCTCGAGTGGGAGTTCGTCCACGACGAGGCCTGCCGCTGGGAGCACGTGATGAGCGAGCAGGTGGAGCGCAAGATCCTCGACCTGCTCGGCCACCCGACGGAGTCCCCGTACGGCAACCCGATCCCGGGGCTCGACGAGCTGGGCGACTCGCCCGCCGTCGCTTTCATGGCGGGCGTGGTGAGCATCGTCGAGGCGTCGCTCGGCACCACGGAGGACGCTCCCGCTCGCGGCGTGATCCGCCGCCTGGGCGAGCCCGTGCAGTTCGACCCCGAGCTCCTCTCGCAGCTCAAGCAGGCCGGCGTGCTGCCCGGTGCGACCGGATCCTTCTCGCGCGAGGGCGCGTACGTGCTCGTCCGCGTGGACGGCGCGGGGCCCGGGCTGGAGCTGCCGCTCGAGGTCGCGGGCCACATCTTCATCGAGCGCTGA
- a CDS encoding HNH endonuclease, whose product MRTLVLNAGFEPLAVVSFKRALVLVLSGKATMLAQDEEHPILGSGGAWGRPSVILLTRYVRIPHARRVPVSRRGVLRRDGGRCAYCARNATTIDHVLPRSRGGKDTWENLVACCLSCNNRKSDRTPEEMGWTLRTSPRAPQGSGWVVSGMERPAPGWDEFLAPAA is encoded by the coding sequence GTGCGCACACTGGTACTCAACGCGGGCTTCGAGCCGCTCGCCGTCGTGTCGTTCAAGCGGGCCCTGGTGCTCGTGCTGAGCGGCAAGGCCACCATGCTCGCCCAGGACGAGGAGCACCCGATCCTCGGGAGCGGCGGTGCCTGGGGGCGTCCGTCCGTGATCCTCCTCACGCGGTACGTGCGGATCCCGCACGCGCGCCGGGTGCCGGTCTCGCGCCGCGGCGTCCTCCGGCGGGACGGGGGCCGGTGCGCGTACTGCGCACGGAACGCGACGACCATCGACCACGTGCTCCCGCGGTCGCGCGGTGGGAAGGACACGTGGGAGAACCTCGTGGCCTGCTGCCTGTCGTGCAACAACCGCAAGAGCGACCGCACGCCCGAGGAGATGGGGTGGACGCTCCGCACGTCGCCGCGGGCTCCGCAGGGCAGCGGCTGGGTCGTCAGCGGGATGGAGCGGCCCGCACCGGGCTGGGACGAGTTCCTCGCGCCCGCCGCCTGA
- a CDS encoding prolyl oligopeptidase family serine peptidase gives MTDDARDTSTPDDPFLWLEEIHGDRALAWVRSQNERTLGRSPEGSRAGLTHELLEVLESDERIPYVTRHGEHLYNLWRDAEHVQGLWRRTTLDEYEAPAPEWEVLLDLDALGAAEGIPWQFSRAQLLSPERDRALVSLSPDGGDAVAVRELDLGTGRFVEGGFEVPVAKTMVSWIDRDTVFVGTDFGPGSLTESSYARTARRWSRGQALADAPEVHAVAATDMLVHVTHDPTPGFERDVVREVPDFFTSRTLLLTDAGTVPIEVPEDVDVDLHREWLVLRPRTDTEIGGVVHAGGSLLAARLDDFLAGSRELAVLFAPTSSRSLEDWTWTAGHLVLTLLEDVASRIRVLTPPTAAGPAGWHEEDVRVGTPLASVTVVATDRETDEYWLAVTGFLTPPTLLHGTVGEGAPRPVKEQPASFDARGLEVQQHFAVSDDGTRVPYFQVGPRDLPLDGSAPTLLSGYGGFENSLLPSYSGVRGRGWLARGGVYVLANIRGGGEYGPAWHRAALRQDRHRAYEDFAAVARDLVTRGVTVPARLGCEGRSNGGLLVGNMLTTYPELFGAVVCGVPLLDMRRYTRLSAGASWIAEYGDPDVPSDWDFIRTFSPYHNVRAGVAYPPTLVYAATSDDRVGPVQARKMVALLHETGVEDAWYFENTAGGHGGSADNPATARLQSLIHAFLWERLAGVRMDA, from the coding sequence ATGACCGACGACGCTCGCGACACCTCGACCCCCGACGACCCGTTCCTCTGGCTGGAGGAGATCCACGGCGACCGCGCCCTCGCGTGGGTGCGGTCGCAGAACGAGCGGACGCTGGGGCGCTCGCCGGAGGGGTCGCGCGCCGGGCTCACGCACGAGCTGCTCGAGGTGCTGGAGTCGGACGAGCGGATCCCGTACGTGACGCGGCACGGCGAGCACCTCTACAACCTCTGGCGCGACGCCGAGCACGTGCAGGGCCTGTGGCGCCGGACGACCCTCGACGAGTACGAGGCGCCCGCGCCGGAATGGGAGGTGCTGCTCGACCTCGACGCGCTGGGGGCGGCCGAGGGGATCCCGTGGCAGTTCTCGCGCGCGCAGCTGCTGTCGCCCGAGCGCGACCGGGCGCTCGTGTCGCTCTCGCCCGACGGCGGCGACGCGGTGGCGGTCCGCGAGCTCGACCTCGGCACCGGCCGCTTCGTCGAGGGCGGCTTCGAGGTGCCGGTCGCGAAGACCATGGTGTCGTGGATCGACCGCGACACGGTGTTCGTGGGCACCGACTTCGGACCGGGCAGCCTCACCGAGAGCTCGTACGCGCGGACCGCGCGGCGCTGGAGCCGCGGCCAGGCGCTGGCGGACGCACCCGAGGTGCACGCCGTCGCCGCGACGGACATGCTCGTCCACGTCACGCACGACCCGACGCCCGGCTTCGAGCGCGACGTCGTGCGCGAGGTGCCCGACTTCTTCACGTCGCGCACGCTCCTGCTGACGGACGCGGGCACGGTTCCCATCGAGGTGCCGGAGGACGTGGACGTCGACCTGCACCGCGAGTGGCTCGTGCTGCGCCCGCGCACCGACACGGAGATCGGCGGCGTCGTGCACGCGGGCGGCTCGCTGCTGGCGGCGCGGCTCGACGACTTCCTCGCCGGATCGCGTGAGCTCGCCGTGCTGTTCGCGCCGACCTCGTCGCGCAGCCTCGAGGACTGGACGTGGACGGCGGGGCACCTGGTGCTGACGCTGCTCGAGGACGTGGCCAGCCGGATCCGCGTGCTCACGCCGCCCACCGCCGCCGGCCCCGCCGGGTGGCACGAGGAGGACGTGCGCGTGGGCACGCCGCTCGCGTCCGTCACCGTCGTCGCGACCGACCGCGAGACCGACGAGTACTGGCTCGCGGTGACCGGGTTCCTCACGCCGCCGACGCTCCTGCACGGGACCGTGGGGGAGGGCGCGCCGCGGCCCGTCAAGGAGCAGCCGGCGTCCTTCGACGCCCGGGGGCTCGAGGTCCAGCAGCACTTCGCCGTCTCCGACGACGGCACGCGCGTGCCCTACTTCCAGGTGGGGCCGCGCGACCTGCCGCTCGACGGATCCGCGCCGACGCTGCTCTCGGGCTACGGCGGCTTCGAGAACAGCCTGCTCCCCTCGTACAGCGGCGTCCGGGGGCGCGGCTGGCTGGCGCGCGGCGGCGTGTACGTGCTCGCCAACATCCGCGGCGGCGGCGAGTACGGACCGGCGTGGCACCGGGCGGCGCTGCGTCAGGACCGGCACCGGGCGTACGAGGACTTCGCCGCCGTCGCGCGCGACCTCGTGACGCGGGGCGTGACGGTGCCCGCCCGCCTCGGCTGCGAGGGCCGCAGCAACGGCGGCCTGCTGGTCGGCAACATGCTCACGACCTACCCGGAGCTCTTCGGCGCCGTGGTCTGCGGCGTGCCGCTGCTCGACATGCGGCGGTACACGCGGCTGTCGGCGGGGGCGTCGTGGATCGCGGAGTACGGGGATCCGGACGTGCCGTCGGACTGGGACTTCATCCGGACCTTCTCGCCGTACCACAACGTCCGCGCGGGGGTCGCGTACCCGCCGACGCTCGTCTACGCGGCCACGAGCGACGACCGGGTGGGCCCGGTGCAGGCGCGGAAGATGGTCGCGCTGCTGCACGAGACCGGCGTCGAGGACGCCTGGTACTTCGAGAACACGGCCGGCGGTCACGGCGGATCCGCGGACAACCCGGCGACGGCGCGGCTGCAGTCGCTGATCCACGCGTTCCTGTGGGAGCGGCTCGCGGGCGTGCGCATGGACGCCTGA